The Verrucomicrobiota bacterium genome has a segment encoding these proteins:
- a CDS encoding alanine--glyoxylate aminotransferase family protein has product MKTKVLLLGPGPCNPSPGVLKSLGAPTLGHMDSEFLELVEETKTNLRLVFQTENNATFPISGTGSSGMEFHLVNFIEAGDKVVVGVNGVFGGRIANLARRLGAEVIEVTQDWGRAINNEEFIETINHEKPKIAAIVNAETSTGVYQPMTGIGDAVHAVGGLLMVDCVTSLAGMPVDIDKWGVDMAFSGTQKCLSVPPGLSPVTLSDRAIEVFKERKKAVPSFYLDLEQLLMYMDGTGGRSYHHTPPVNMIYGLHTSLIEILEEGLEARWTRHEDAANYLIQEMTPFGFTPFVPDGERLHPLTTLSFPEGFKDAEMRNKVRAEHKIEVGAGLGPMAGKIWRIGLMGNNAAHSSVDQLVEALKKTLS; this is encoded by the coding sequence ATGAAAACAAAAGTCCTACTTCTGGGTCCCGGCCCCTGTAATCCAAGTCCTGGCGTGTTGAAATCTCTGGGGGCACCCACTTTGGGTCACATGGACAGCGAATTCCTTGAATTGGTTGAAGAAACCAAAACCAATTTAAGATTAGTGTTTCAAACTGAAAACAACGCTACTTTCCCAATTTCAGGGACGGGAAGTTCTGGAATGGAATTCCACCTGGTAAACTTCATTGAGGCTGGGGACAAAGTAGTAGTCGGAGTGAATGGTGTATTCGGCGGTCGCATTGCCAATCTGGCCAGACGTTTAGGCGCGGAGGTGATTGAAGTAACTCAAGACTGGGGTCGCGCCATCAATAACGAAGAATTCATAGAGACGATTAACCACGAAAAACCAAAGATTGCGGCAATCGTAAATGCAGAAACTTCAACCGGCGTTTACCAACCGATGACAGGAATTGGAGATGCCGTGCACGCGGTAGGTGGGTTGCTCATGGTTGACTGCGTTACTTCGTTAGCAGGAATGCCGGTGGACATAGATAAGTGGGGAGTCGATATGGCCTTCTCTGGAACACAAAAATGCTTGTCCGTGCCTCCAGGATTATCACCCGTTACTTTGTCGGATAGAGCGATTGAGGTCTTTAAAGAAAGGAAAAAAGCAGTTCCAAGCTTCTATTTGGATTTGGAGCAATTGCTTATGTATATGGATGGAACCGGCGGAAGAAGTTACCATCATACGCCGCCAGTGAATATGATTTATGGTCTCCACACCTCCCTAATTGAAATATTAGAGGAAGGCCTGGAAGCTCGCTGGACTAGGCATGAAGATGCAGCCAACTATCTTATTCAGGAAATGACTCCATTTGGATTTACTCCTTTCGTCCCTGATGGAGAAAGACTGCATCCGCTTACTACCCTATCATTCCCGGAAGGGTTTAAGGATGCGGAAATGCGCAATAAAGTGCGTGCCGAGCATAAGATTGAAGTTGGGGCTGGATTGGGTCCGATGGCCGGGAAAATCTGGAGAATAGGTCTCATGGGGAATAATGCAGCCCATTCCAGTGTCGATCAATTGGTCGAAGCATTGAAAAAGACATTGAGTTAA
- a CDS encoding 3'-5' exonuclease domain-containing protein 2, producing the protein MEIPNTKLENSTITSEEINLLPLIKFEGPIHLIDTKAQIEPAINRLMEEPVLGFDTETKPSFKKGVSYSPALIQFSTNHEAWLFRIHSKGIHPFILKLLQDENTIKVGVALHDDIKHLQKVRKFKAAGFMDVASMAHDAGILKRGLRNMTGIFLGGRLSKSAQLTNWAQGTLNENQLAYAATDAWVSLQLYHKFNELGLLTQV; encoded by the coding sequence ATGGAGATACCGAATACAAAACTGGAAAACTCGACCATCACGAGTGAAGAGATAAATCTTTTGCCCTTGATAAAATTCGAAGGTCCGATCCATCTAATAGACACCAAGGCGCAAATCGAACCAGCCATAAATCGTCTGATGGAAGAGCCCGTTCTCGGCTTCGACACTGAGACAAAACCGTCGTTCAAAAAAGGAGTTAGTTATTCACCTGCTCTTATTCAATTTTCCACTAACCATGAAGCATGGTTATTTAGGATCCATAGCAAAGGTATCCACCCCTTCATCCTTAAGCTACTTCAGGACGAAAACACTATTAAGGTCGGCGTTGCTCTCCATGACGACATAAAGCACCTTCAAAAAGTTCGGAAATTCAAAGCGGCAGGTTTTATGGATGTAGCCTCAATGGCACACGATGCAGGAATCCTGAAGCGAGGGTTGCGTAATATGACTGGTATTTTTTTAGGAGGTCGGCTTTCAAAATCCGCCCAACTAACCAATTGGGCTCAGGGCACATTAAATGAAAACCAACTAGCCTACGCAGCAACCGACGCTTGGGTGAGCCTGCAACTATACCACAAATTCAACGAGCTTGGTTTATTGACCCAGGTATAG